From a single Rhodopirellula halodulae genomic region:
- a CDS encoding GNAT family N-acetyltransferase has product MGMTYFRRYRMELDLRDWTPHWDAPDLEQRGYEWVPYDDGLIREHAAAKYHSFRSEMDADVFPCLSRRDGCLRLMREITGRASFVPNATWLIRYRDRVGGRPIPVGTIQGLDLDEWGAVQNLGVVPEHRGNGLGALLMMRSAAGFQSAGLKRMHLEVTTANTPAVRLYERLGFRQAKVVYKACEVAGV; this is encoded by the coding sequence ATGGGCATGACTTACTTTCGCCGCTACCGCATGGAACTCGACCTGCGCGACTGGACACCACATTGGGATGCACCGGATCTGGAACAACGCGGCTACGAGTGGGTCCCTTACGACGATGGATTGATTCGAGAACACGCCGCGGCGAAGTATCACTCGTTCCGCAGCGAGATGGACGCTGATGTGTTCCCCTGCCTGAGCCGTCGGGATGGCTGCCTGCGTTTGATGCGCGAGATCACCGGACGAGCCAGCTTCGTACCCAATGCGACTTGGTTGATCCGCTATCGCGATCGAGTGGGCGGACGTCCAATTCCCGTCGGAACGATCCAAGGATTGGACCTGGACGAATGGGGAGCGGTCCAGAACCTAGGCGTCGTCCCGGAACATCGTGGCAATGGTTTGGGAGCGTTGCTGATGATGCGATCCGCCGCTGGTTTCCAATCCGCCGGTCTGAAACGAATGCACCTGGAAGTCACGACGGCAAACACGCCCGCAGTGCGACTCTATGAACGCTTGGGATTTCGTCAAGCGAAGGTTGTCTACAAGGCTTGTGAGGTGGCGGGCGTCTGA
- a CDS encoding dienelactone hydrolase family protein, which yields MKIWFGAIAWISAWLLVAACDTCLAQPADSLPSIVGEDAPSNFDAMWRGFDPRSEPLETEVLHEWEEDGVVLRVVRFRIGVFKGQVAKLAAVYGYPKGQSNLPGLLQIHGGGQYADHKACVANAKRGYATVSIAWAGRISATNYRVSPDEVKLFWDNAVEDPNYRPTTDWGAVDGYHAPSRNPGNQFPKIDAAKWTLDEVESPRNSGWFLCAVAARRALTFLEHQPEVDSKRLGVYGHSMGGKLTVLTAVDSRVKAAAPSCGGISDRYNDSDLFCKTLGDDVSLKRIACPIIFLSPANDFHGRMGDLPKALQEIASDDWRVTCSPHHNHQDTPKYEAATLLWFDQHLKQSFEFPETPDLDVQLGAANGDSIFTVDVDGSLPVESVDFYYTQNGKPNETPADRDDVVHRFWHHTPASQTSNVWTGRFSVADTNRSLWCYANVTYRLPKTVEGVGYYYRAYQTERLNLSSVLQVLEPAELQHAAVQANLRPTRMIEDFQGDWEKEWFTYRPEEWARSTNKPSSIVYMAPNDAKLVLEVRSALPNDFVVMIDDHAASVQLTGDNRWQTFTLKASEFQDAGGEPLKSFLGVRQIRLSAKERLRTGRKDQQTSRIVGGTWKGKPPEFRLLKWLVPGGATP from the coding sequence ATGAAAATTTGGTTTGGAGCCATCGCTTGGATTTCCGCGTGGCTTCTTGTTGCCGCGTGTGACACCTGTCTCGCTCAGCCCGCTGATTCGCTGCCATCGATCGTTGGCGAGGACGCTCCGTCGAATTTCGATGCAATGTGGCGAGGCTTCGATCCTCGTTCCGAGCCGTTGGAAACCGAGGTCTTGCACGAATGGGAAGAAGACGGTGTCGTGCTTCGCGTCGTTCGATTTCGGATTGGCGTCTTCAAGGGACAAGTCGCCAAGCTGGCGGCGGTTTATGGCTATCCGAAAGGACAAAGCAATTTACCGGGTTTGTTGCAAATTCACGGCGGCGGGCAATACGCCGACCACAAGGCTTGCGTTGCCAATGCCAAACGTGGATACGCCACCGTGTCGATCGCTTGGGCGGGCCGAATTTCCGCGACCAACTATCGTGTATCGCCGGATGAGGTGAAGTTGTTCTGGGACAACGCGGTTGAAGATCCCAATTACCGACCGACGACGGATTGGGGAGCCGTCGATGGATACCACGCACCGTCACGCAACCCGGGGAATCAGTTTCCGAAGATTGACGCTGCTAAATGGACGTTGGATGAGGTGGAATCGCCTCGCAACAGCGGATGGTTTTTGTGTGCGGTCGCCGCTCGGCGTGCACTCACTTTTTTGGAACATCAGCCAGAAGTCGATTCGAAGCGGCTTGGTGTTTATGGGCATTCCATGGGCGGCAAACTGACAGTGCTCACTGCCGTCGATTCGCGAGTCAAAGCGGCGGCACCTTCCTGCGGCGGGATCAGTGATCGCTACAACGACAGCGACCTGTTCTGCAAGACACTGGGCGACGATGTCAGTTTGAAGCGGATCGCTTGTCCGATTATTTTTCTCAGCCCGGCCAACGATTTCCATGGCCGCATGGGTGATCTGCCGAAGGCGTTGCAGGAAATCGCAAGCGATGATTGGCGTGTCACTTGTTCACCACATCACAACCACCAAGACACACCAAAGTACGAAGCCGCCACGTTGTTGTGGTTTGATCAGCATCTCAAGCAATCGTTCGAATTTCCCGAGACACCGGACTTGGACGTCCAACTTGGAGCAGCCAACGGCGACTCGATATTCACGGTTGATGTCGATGGTTCATTGCCCGTTGAGTCGGTGGACTTCTACTACACCCAAAACGGCAAGCCCAACGAGACACCCGCCGACCGAGACGATGTGGTGCACCGATTTTGGCACCACACGCCTGCTTCTCAAACCAGCAACGTTTGGACGGGACGTTTCTCGGTGGCCGATACGAATCGGTCGTTGTGGTGTTATGCCAACGTGACTTATCGGCTGCCGAAAACGGTGGAAGGTGTTGGCTACTACTACCGAGCCTATCAAACCGAGCGGCTCAATTTGTCGTCGGTTTTGCAAGTGCTCGAGCCGGCCGAACTACAGCATGCGGCTGTGCAAGCCAATCTGCGGCCGACTCGGATGATCGAAGATTTCCAGGGTGACTGGGAAAAAGAATGGTTCACCTATCGCCCCGAAGAATGGGCTCGTTCCACCAACAAACCCAGCTCGATCGTTTACATGGCTCCAAACGATGCCAAGCTGGTCCTCGAGGTGCGTTCAGCGTTGCCCAACGACTTCGTGGTGATGATTGATGACCATGCGGCTTCGGTTCAGCTCACCGGTGACAATCGATGGCAGACATTCACTTTGAAAGCATCTGAATTCCAGGACGCCGGCGGCGAACCATTGAAAAGCTTTCTTGGCGTTCGCCAAATTCGATTGTCCGCGAAAGAACGTTTGCGAACCGGCAGAAAAGATCAACAAACATCGCGGATCGTCGGTGGAACTTGGAAAGGAAAGCCACCTGAGTTCCGTCTCTTGAAATGGTTGGTGCCGGGTGGAGCCACACCATGA
- a CDS encoding L-fucose isomerase: MSHSAPSPSVWTGDFPKIGIRPTIDGRLGGVRESLEDQTMGLAKRVAELIQSEVRYPNGEPVECVIADTCIGGVAEATACESKFRRENVGVSLTVTPCWCYGSETMDMDPIRPKAVFGFNGTERPGAVYLAAVLAGHTQKGIPAFGIYGRDVQDSGDASMPADVQAKLLDFARCGLAAALMQGKSYLSMGGTSMGIAGSMVDYAFWEKWLGMRVEDIDMSEFAGRMKRGQYDAEEFERAMSWVKENCPEGEDYNTESAKRSREQLDQEWSDCVKMTLIARDLMVGNPKLAEMGLKEQSQGHNAVAAGFQGQRQWTDHFPNGDFMEAILNTSFDWNGNRAPYVVATENDALNGATMLFGHLLTNTAQIFADLRTYWSPEAVAKTCDGYKLEGAASDGLLHLINSGPATLDGTGQQADSDGVPTMKPHWNITDEEVQRCLQATTWHPSMTEYFPGGGMSTRYRTQGGMPSTMTRINLVDGLGPALQIAEGYTVDLPESVHDTLDQRTNPTWPTTWFAPKLTGRGAFTSTYEVMNHWGSNHCVLTAGHVGNLFITLASILRIPVYMHNVDEARVFRPSVWNAFGTDDLESADFRACQNFGPLYGRR; this comes from the coding sequence TTGAGTCATTCCGCACCCTCCCCCAGCGTTTGGACTGGTGACTTTCCCAAGATTGGTATTCGCCCCACGATCGATGGACGTCTGGGCGGCGTTCGTGAATCCTTGGAAGATCAAACGATGGGATTGGCGAAACGCGTCGCCGAGTTGATTCAGTCAGAAGTCCGTTATCCAAACGGAGAACCGGTGGAGTGCGTGATTGCTGACACTTGCATTGGCGGCGTCGCGGAAGCCACGGCTTGCGAGTCGAAGTTCCGCCGTGAGAACGTCGGTGTGTCACTGACGGTAACACCATGTTGGTGCTACGGGTCGGAAACGATGGACATGGATCCAATTCGTCCCAAAGCCGTCTTCGGTTTCAACGGGACGGAACGACCGGGGGCGGTTTACTTGGCCGCTGTGTTGGCGGGGCACACTCAGAAAGGCATTCCCGCCTTTGGCATCTACGGACGCGATGTCCAGGATTCCGGCGACGCAAGCATGCCGGCGGACGTGCAGGCGAAACTGCTTGATTTCGCGAGATGCGGATTGGCCGCAGCGTTGATGCAAGGCAAGTCGTATCTGTCGATGGGCGGAACCTCAATGGGGATTGCGGGCTCGATGGTGGACTATGCCTTCTGGGAAAAGTGGCTGGGCATGCGCGTCGAAGACATCGACATGAGCGAATTCGCCGGCCGCATGAAACGTGGGCAGTACGATGCGGAGGAATTTGAACGAGCGATGTCTTGGGTGAAGGAGAATTGTCCCGAAGGCGAAGACTACAACACGGAGTCCGCCAAACGGTCCCGCGAACAACTGGACCAAGAGTGGTCGGACTGTGTGAAGATGACTTTGATCGCTCGTGACTTGATGGTTGGCAATCCGAAGCTCGCCGAGATGGGACTGAAGGAACAATCCCAGGGACACAATGCGGTTGCGGCGGGATTTCAAGGTCAACGTCAATGGACGGACCATTTTCCCAATGGCGACTTCATGGAGGCGATCCTCAACACGTCGTTCGATTGGAATGGCAATCGTGCGCCGTACGTCGTTGCGACCGAAAACGACGCTCTGAACGGAGCGACCATGTTGTTCGGTCATTTGCTGACCAACACGGCCCAAATTTTCGCGGACTTGCGGACCTATTGGAGCCCGGAAGCGGTCGCGAAAACTTGCGACGGGTACAAGCTTGAAGGAGCCGCCAGTGACGGTCTGTTGCACCTGATCAATTCGGGCCCCGCAACGTTGGATGGAACGGGGCAGCAAGCCGACTCGGACGGAGTGCCGACGATGAAGCCGCACTGGAACATCACGGATGAGGAAGTCCAGCGATGTTTGCAGGCCACCACCTGGCATCCGTCGATGACCGAGTACTTTCCGGGCGGAGGCATGAGCACGCGGTACCGCACGCAGGGCGGCATGCCATCGACCATGACGCGAATCAATTTGGTGGACGGATTGGGGCCCGCCTTGCAAATCGCGGAAGGCTATACCGTGGATTTGCCTGAGTCCGTGCATGACACGTTGGACCAGCGTACCAATCCAACTTGGCCAACGACCTGGTTCGCTCCCAAATTGACCGGCCGCGGTGCGTTCACGTCGACTTATGAAGTCATGAACCATTGGGGGTCGAACCACTGCGTTTTGACCGCCGGTCATGTGGGCAACCTTTTCATAACGCTAGCGTCGATTCTTCGCATTCCGGTTTACATGCACAACGTCGATGAGGCTCGCGTGTTCCGTCCGAGTGTGTGGAACGCGTTCGGAACCGACGATTTGGAATCGGCCGATTTCCGAGCCTGTCAGAATTTTGGTCCGTTGTACGGACGCCGTTGA
- the miaA gene encoding tRNA (adenosine(37)-N6)-dimethylallyltransferase MiaA, with protein sequence MHPDPFPTPFAPLFDDVIVLTGPTASGKTGLAVRVAETLADQSGGRCEMEILSLDAIAVYRGMDIGSAKPTADQLARVPHHLIDLVDAWEEFSVAEYLTAAHAAVEDVRQRGKIPMFVGGTPMYLKGILRGFDAGPPADEAFRESVEADLKEHGIDALRARLQQVDPLSAAKIDPGDSRRMIRALEFARATGTPISHRQLQFDTARSAEEGLVFAMRVPRPVLHQRIEQRVEQMFRDGLVAEVQALLDADKPLSKTSRQAVGYREILEAIEQGQPAESAAEQVVFHTRRLARRQETWLRSFSEIRGLGRFDADAAPDMDVCEKTMVDAILQRHLI encoded by the coding sequence ATGCATCCTGATCCGTTCCCCACGCCCTTTGCCCCATTGTTTGACGACGTGATCGTTCTGACCGGCCCGACCGCGTCAGGGAAAACGGGGTTGGCCGTGCGGGTTGCGGAGACTTTGGCGGATCAGTCCGGCGGTCGTTGCGAGATGGAGATCCTTTCTTTGGACGCCATTGCGGTCTACCGAGGGATGGACATCGGGTCGGCCAAGCCCACCGCCGATCAGCTGGCACGCGTCCCCCACCACTTGATCGATTTGGTCGATGCGTGGGAGGAATTCAGTGTGGCGGAGTATCTGACTGCGGCTCACGCGGCGGTCGAGGACGTGCGGCAACGAGGCAAAATCCCGATGTTTGTCGGCGGGACTCCCATGTATCTCAAAGGCATCTTGCGAGGGTTCGATGCGGGACCGCCCGCGGACGAAGCCTTTCGCGAATCGGTGGAGGCGGATCTCAAAGAACATGGCATCGATGCGTTGCGAGCACGATTGCAGCAAGTCGATCCATTGTCGGCCGCCAAGATCGATCCGGGGGATTCGCGACGCATGATCCGAGCGTTGGAGTTCGCTCGAGCGACGGGCACTCCGATCAGCCATCGGCAGTTGCAATTCGACACGGCACGAAGTGCCGAAGAAGGGCTCGTTTTCGCGATGCGAGTGCCTCGGCCGGTGCTGCATCAACGCATCGAACAACGGGTGGAACAAATGTTTCGCGATGGATTGGTGGCAGAGGTCCAGGCTCTGTTGGACGCGGACAAGCCTTTGTCCAAAACGTCTCGTCAGGCCGTCGGCTATCGTGAAATTTTGGAAGCGATCGAGCAGGGACAACCGGCAGAATCAGCGGCGGAACAAGTCGTCTTTCACACCCGACGGCTGGCGCGACGCCAAGAAACGTGGCTCCGTTCGTTCTCCGAAATTCGCGGATTGGGGCGGTTTGACGCCGATGCTGCGCCCGACATGGATGTTTGCGAGAAAACCATGGTGGACGCGATCTTGCAACGTCACTTGATTTAA
- a CDS encoding sulfatase family protein: MGWCVFGLTVSGSTTRANESSASQTDVSSSRPNILFIFADDWGWGDLSCHGHPYVKTPNIDRLAREGTDFMRFTVASGVCSPSRTAVMTGQYPARHNIDGHFAWVPSNAKRNMPDWLDPDAVTLPKLLQSAGYKTAHYGKWHLSNDMIPDSPSPGDYGYDDYGAFNCSGEQMPVHDDANRTIRFIESAVATEQPFFVNLWIHEPHTPFHVIPKYRWRFHEAGLSEADEIYAAVLSHADERIGEVLDALDRLGVTDETLVIFSSDNGPARGSKNAKLELSYDTATGAGFGIGAAKGITSGRKGFKASLFEGGINVPFIARWPGKISAGDRDSMAMISAVDLLPTFCELAGVKIPANASLDGISQVKALLGDPTSGRSKPLFWKYASRWPPQASKPHHWASFAVVSDRWKLLANNDGSHFELYDIVADPLEKHDRSDQQSNTVNDLTRMLEEWKSSLPESPDPSLFSNLRDR, from the coding sequence CTGGGCTGGTGTGTCTTCGGACTAACAGTTTCCGGATCAACAACGCGAGCGAATGAAAGTTCAGCCAGCCAAACGGACGTGTCGAGTTCACGCCCCAACATCCTTTTCATCTTCGCCGATGATTGGGGCTGGGGTGACCTTTCGTGCCACGGACACCCATATGTCAAAACGCCCAACATCGACCGACTTGCACGTGAAGGCACGGACTTCATGCGTTTCACGGTTGCCAGCGGTGTTTGCTCTCCCAGTCGCACGGCGGTGATGACTGGGCAATACCCGGCTCGCCACAACATTGATGGTCATTTCGCTTGGGTGCCCAGCAATGCCAAACGCAACATGCCGGATTGGTTGGATCCTGACGCCGTGACGTTGCCCAAGCTGCTGCAATCGGCGGGTTACAAAACTGCACACTACGGAAAATGGCACCTGTCCAACGACATGATTCCAGATTCGCCGTCGCCTGGTGATTACGGCTATGACGACTACGGAGCATTCAATTGCTCGGGCGAACAAATGCCAGTGCATGATGACGCGAACCGAACGATTCGTTTCATCGAGTCTGCCGTGGCGACCGAGCAACCGTTCTTTGTCAACCTTTGGATCCATGAACCACACACGCCGTTTCATGTGATCCCCAAGTATCGATGGCGTTTTCACGAAGCGGGCTTGAGTGAAGCGGACGAGATCTACGCCGCGGTCTTGTCTCATGCGGACGAGCGAATTGGCGAAGTCTTGGACGCACTGGACCGTTTGGGAGTGACCGACGAGACGTTGGTGATTTTCAGTTCTGACAACGGTCCAGCGAGAGGCTCCAAGAACGCGAAATTGGAATTGAGTTACGACACGGCGACCGGTGCCGGTTTTGGGATCGGTGCCGCGAAAGGAATCACGTCGGGACGGAAAGGATTCAAAGCCTCTCTGTTCGAAGGTGGCATCAACGTTCCTTTCATTGCTCGTTGGCCAGGCAAGATCTCAGCTGGCGATCGTGACAGCATGGCAATGATCAGCGCCGTCGATTTGCTACCCACATTTTGTGAACTGGCCGGTGTCAAAATTCCCGCGAACGCTTCGCTGGATGGAATCAGCCAAGTGAAAGCACTGCTGGGCGATCCGACCTCGGGACGGTCGAAACCGTTGTTTTGGAAGTATGCCTCTCGCTGGCCGCCACAGGCTTCCAAGCCGCATCACTGGGCGTCGTTCGCGGTGGTAAGCGACCGATGGAAATTGCTCGCGAACAACGACGGAAGCCATTTTGAGTTGTATGACATCGTTGCTGATCCGCTGGAGAAACACGACAGAAGCGATCAGCAATCAAATACGGTCAATGACCTCACGCGAATGCTCGAAGAATGGAAGTCTTCCTTGCCGGAGTCACCAGATCCAAGTCTGTTTTCGAATCTTCGTGACAGATAG
- a CDS encoding right-handed parallel beta-helix repeat-containing protein, translating into MLRFSFACVLLISATPSLSALDVYVSATGDDSNKGSSASPVASLQRARQIVQPVAGKQPVTVHVGDGVYYLPDTLRLGPEDSGTQECPVVYQAQNRGKTVLSGGKKLELQWRPYRDGVFQTSTPVGLSIDQLFVDGQLQRMARYPNYDPQKKTQAYQGHAADAFSKSRAAGWKDPTGGFIHAMHRSRWGGYHYRITGKDSEGNVTYEGGWQNNRPSGMHADQRMVENIFEELDAPGEWYHNAKTNTLYFYPGPAVNLQTAKIEVVRLRHLIEFRGTESQPVRHITLKGFVFRHSARTFMETKEQMLRSDWTIYRGGAVFLKGTEDITITDSEMDQLGGNAVFVSDYNRRVKIQRCHIHDTGASGVCFVGNPNAVRDPLFRYGEKNDLNQVDRTPGPKNNQYPADCVVDDCLIHGIGRVERQPAGVQIEMASQVTVRDCSIYDCARAGINIGDGAWGGHLIERCDVFDTVQETHDHGSFNSWGRDRYWSSNRAESQAVIDDEPDFPFLDAYQTTVIRNSRWRCDHGWDIDLDDGSSNYDIYNNLMLSGGLKLREGFRRRAWNNITINNGLHPHVWYNDSGDEVFSNIFMAAPQGARMPTPTAKGKRIDENLYYAKTPGMKDRYADFGWDRNSIVADPLFVNPSQGDFRVKDGSPAFEIGFENFPMDQFGVKDKSLKAIAATPEIPELDVKSQMNRPRSDSGRITIPRRTFWMGVQASDLKGAEFSAFGVSADEGGIALSGFTPQSAAAKVGLKEGDLIQAVNGSKTKRVDDLLAETLKAGDQPLQVTLIRDQRAMQIEIRDVPFLTFRRQSTNEFSVDAGLKRTPKVLANQSVRDEPLSVLVDGRLDSNYGPVFGNGVTSGIYKLDLGQPQVIRSVAVWSHHLQQRRGPQRWTLYASASEKDPGWNVNDTKSFRPLTSVDTRRMNHDAFNEVVYSAERGADLGPVRWLVWQVSPVTSQSENTSFQEIRVR; encoded by the coding sequence ATGTTGCGATTCTCCTTTGCTTGCGTTCTTTTGATCTCGGCGACGCCGTCTCTCTCTGCATTGGACGTGTACGTCAGTGCGACGGGCGACGATTCAAACAAGGGTTCATCGGCATCGCCGGTTGCTTCGCTCCAACGTGCACGTCAGATCGTTCAGCCCGTCGCGGGCAAACAACCCGTGACCGTTCACGTGGGCGATGGTGTGTACTACCTCCCCGATACGTTGCGTTTGGGACCTGAAGATTCCGGGACTCAGGAATGTCCGGTGGTCTATCAAGCGCAGAACCGCGGCAAAACAGTCCTGAGTGGAGGCAAGAAACTGGAATTGCAGTGGCGTCCTTATCGCGATGGAGTTTTTCAAACGTCAACGCCGGTCGGACTGTCCATTGATCAATTGTTCGTTGATGGACAACTGCAACGGATGGCACGCTATCCGAACTACGATCCGCAGAAGAAAACACAGGCGTATCAGGGCCACGCCGCCGATGCGTTTTCGAAGTCTCGTGCGGCGGGTTGGAAGGATCCGACTGGCGGTTTCATTCACGCGATGCACCGTTCGCGATGGGGTGGTTACCACTACCGGATCACCGGAAAAGACTCCGAGGGCAACGTGACCTACGAAGGAGGCTGGCAGAACAACCGCCCCTCGGGAATGCACGCGGACCAGCGGATGGTCGAGAACATTTTCGAAGAATTGGATGCACCGGGCGAGTGGTATCACAACGCGAAAACAAACACGCTGTATTTCTATCCTGGACCGGCGGTGAATTTGCAGACCGCCAAGATCGAGGTCGTTCGACTGCGGCACTTGATCGAGTTTCGAGGCACTGAATCACAACCTGTTCGGCATATCACTTTGAAAGGTTTTGTCTTCCGTCACTCCGCTCGCACCTTCATGGAAACCAAAGAGCAAATGCTGCGATCCGATTGGACGATCTATCGTGGCGGTGCCGTCTTTTTGAAAGGAACCGAAGACATCACCATCACCGATTCGGAAATGGATCAGCTTGGTGGCAACGCGGTTTTTGTCAGTGATTACAACCGTCGCGTGAAGATCCAGCGGTGCCACATTCACGACACCGGAGCCAGCGGTGTTTGCTTCGTTGGCAATCCGAATGCCGTACGAGATCCGCTGTTTCGGTATGGCGAGAAGAACGATCTGAACCAAGTGGATCGAACGCCCGGGCCCAAAAACAATCAGTATCCTGCTGACTGTGTGGTGGACGATTGCCTGATCCACGGGATTGGACGTGTGGAACGCCAGCCCGCCGGGGTACAAATCGAGATGGCGAGCCAGGTCACCGTGCGAGACTGTTCGATCTACGATTGTGCTCGCGCGGGCATCAACATCGGCGACGGTGCATGGGGCGGACACCTGATCGAACGCTGTGATGTGTTTGATACCGTTCAGGAAACCCATGATCATGGGTCGTTCAACTCCTGGGGGCGTGATCGATACTGGAGCAGCAATCGGGCGGAAAGCCAAGCTGTCATCGACGACGAACCCGACTTCCCTTTCTTGGACGCCTATCAAACCACGGTGATTCGCAACAGTCGCTGGCGATGTGACCACGGTTGGGACATCGATTTGGATGATGGCTCTTCCAACTACGACATCTACAACAATCTCATGTTGTCTGGCGGGCTGAAGTTGCGTGAAGGCTTTCGCCGTCGTGCTTGGAACAACATCACAATCAACAACGGCTTGCATCCTCACGTCTGGTACAACGACAGTGGGGATGAGGTGTTCAGCAACATCTTTATGGCGGCACCCCAAGGAGCCCGAATGCCGACGCCGACCGCCAAAGGCAAACGCATCGACGAGAATCTGTACTATGCCAAAACTCCGGGAATGAAGGATCGTTACGCCGACTTCGGTTGGGATCGCAACTCCATCGTGGCGGATCCATTGTTCGTGAATCCGTCCCAAGGTGACTTTCGCGTGAAGGATGGCTCGCCCGCGTTTGAAATCGGGTTTGAGAATTTCCCGATGGACCAATTCGGTGTCAAAGACAAATCGTTGAAAGCGATCGCCGCGACTCCTGAAATCCCAGAGTTGGACGTCAAGTCGCAAATGAATCGCCCACGATCCGACAGCGGCCGGATCACGATTCCTCGACGCACATTCTGGATGGGAGTGCAAGCGTCCGATTTGAAAGGGGCGGAGTTTTCCGCGTTTGGCGTCAGTGCGGACGAGGGTGGGATTGCTTTGTCAGGTTTCACTCCGCAGTCCGCTGCCGCGAAAGTAGGATTGAAAGAGGGCGACTTGATCCAGGCCGTTAACGGTTCAAAGACCAAACGCGTTGATGATCTTCTCGCTGAAACATTGAAAGCAGGTGACCAACCGCTGCAAGTGACGCTCATTCGCGATCAACGAGCAATGCAAATCGAAATTCGCGATGTCCCGTTTCTCACTTTCCGTCGCCAGTCAACGAATGAGTTTTCGGTCGACGCGGGATTGAAACGCACTCCAAAGGTGCTTGCCAATCAAAGTGTCCGTGATGAACCGCTGTCCGTTTTGGTCGATGGACGTTTGGATTCCAATTACGGTCCGGTGTTCGGCAACGGCGTGACCTCGGGAATCTACAAGTTGGATTTGGGGCAACCACAGGTGATCCGCTCGGTAGCGGTTTGGTCGCATCATCTTCAACAGCGTCGCGGACCGCAGCGGTGGACGCTGTACGCCAGTGCGTCGGAGAAGGATCCCGGCTGGAACGTGAATGACACCAAGTCGTTTCGACCGCTCACGTCCGTTGACACTCGCCGAATGAACCACGATGCGTTTAACGAAGTGGTTTACTCCGCTGAACGTGGTGCGGACCTGGGACCTGTGCGCTGGTTGGTGTGGCAGGTCAGCCCGGTGACTTCACAAAGTGAAAACACGTCGTTTCAAGAGATTCGAGTACGCTGA
- a CDS encoding response regulator yields the protein MVDTGITPTVLVTDDDADFRGVVCEALARGGVRTKQASDGDEALRVIERGSIHMVLLDVHMPRVTGLDVMRELCKRPNAMPYVLMSALMDEAIEREAARMRAYKILRKPVRLAQLREIVRGGLVDTYGWHPPE from the coding sequence ATGGTCGACACCGGCATCACCCCCACAGTACTGGTCACCGACGATGACGCCGATTTTCGCGGCGTGGTCTGCGAAGCCCTCGCGCGCGGTGGCGTTCGAACCAAACAAGCCAGCGATGGCGACGAAGCTTTGCGTGTGATCGAGCGAGGTTCGATCCATATGGTGCTGCTGGATGTTCACATGCCACGGGTCACCGGATTGGACGTGATGCGAGAACTATGCAAACGCCCCAACGCGATGCCGTACGTGCTGATGAGCGCCTTGATGGATGAAGCCATCGAACGAGAGGCGGCGCGAATGCGGGCCTACAAGATTCTTCGCAAACCCGTGCGATTGGCTCAGTTGCGTGAAATTGTGCGAGGCGGCTTGGTCGATACCTACGGCTGGCATCCGCCGGAATGA